In Geopsychrobacter electrodiphilus DSM 16401, a single window of DNA contains:
- a CDS encoding DUF2878 domain-containing protein codes for MKSKLLNILLYQLGWFCCVLGAAWDYPLSGALAALLLLLVHLLLTDSRSAELKLILITCLLGILVDSLQQRFGVLTFRTDPNWGLWLPLWVFVIWAQFASLLRFSLNWLSGRYLLGASLGLLGGPLAYLGGVRIGAAEFGGNLIFSLSSLALVWGVMIPLLFWLRTRIAAPEGQYRGLGTLCKTGELPLCEKE; via the coding sequence ATGAAGAGCAAGCTGCTTAATATTCTTCTTTACCAGCTCGGCTGGTTCTGCTGCGTACTTGGCGCGGCCTGGGACTACCCCTTGAGTGGCGCCCTGGCGGCGCTGCTGTTGCTGCTTGTCCACCTGTTGCTGACCGATTCACGGAGCGCCGAGCTAAAGTTGATCCTTATCACCTGCCTGCTCGGCATCCTGGTCGACAGTCTGCAGCAGAGGTTCGGAGTTTTGACCTTCAGGACCGACCCGAACTGGGGGTTGTGGCTGCCGCTCTGGGTGTTCGTTATCTGGGCCCAGTTCGCCAGCCTGTTGCGTTTCTCGCTCAACTGGCTGTCCGGGCGTTATCTGCTGGGGGCCAGCCTCGGGCTGCTCGGCGGGCCGCTGGCCTACTTGGGTGGAGTCAGAATCGGAGCGGCTGAGTTTGGTGGTAATCTGATCTTCAGCCTTAGCTCTCTGGCGCTTGTCTGGGGGGTGATGATTCCGCTGTTATTCTGGTTGCGCACCAGAATCGCTGCGCCTGAAGGTCAGTATCGCGGCCTGGGAACCCTCTGCAAGACAGGAGAACTTCCGCTATGCGAAAAAGAGTGA
- a CDS encoding NAD(P)/FAD-dependent oxidoreductase, translating into MTSTSSTTKQRVAVIGGGVAGIVSAYLLQDRYQVSLFEQNHYLGGHTNTIEISSGPDAGLAVDTGFIVLNEATYPLFQKFLARLGVETRNSEMSFGFQCLQSGLVYAGNDLNGLFAQRRNLASPEFYRFLLEISRFNSNARKELTTDAVPAVTLGEYLQHKKYSSFMVNNYLLPMAAAIWSTPALRAADFPAEAFLRFFKNHGLLSVRNRPQWKTVVGGSFAYVKAFRQEFNGDIQLNAGVEKVFREADGVRLQFADGHSEQFERVVIACHADQALRLLGDPSADEKRLLSPWSYQLNRTVLHTDSSLLPKRKSAWAAWNFTRTSQDSATQPVYVSYYMNLLQGFKAKQDYCVTLNLQQQFRPETVIAEFDYMHPQYSFDSLATQPELPQLNGQRDSWFCGSYFGYGFHEDAVRSAVAVGTALGGKL; encoded by the coding sequence ATGACTTCTACATCATCGACAACAAAACAGCGGGTCGCAGTCATCGGTGGCGGTGTCGCCGGAATCGTTTCTGCCTATCTTTTACAGGATCGTTATCAAGTCAGCCTGTTCGAGCAGAACCACTACCTGGGCGGCCACACCAACACCATCGAAATCAGCTCTGGACCTGATGCCGGCCTGGCAGTTGATACCGGCTTTATCGTGCTGAACGAAGCCACTTATCCGCTGTTTCAAAAATTTCTGGCGCGACTCGGTGTCGAAACCCGTAATTCAGAAATGTCCTTCGGCTTTCAGTGCCTGCAGAGCGGGCTGGTTTACGCTGGGAACGACCTGAACGGCCTGTTTGCCCAACGCCGCAATCTGGCCAGCCCCGAATTTTACCGTTTCCTGTTGGAAATCAGTCGCTTCAACAGCAACGCACGTAAGGAACTTACTACCGATGCTGTGCCTGCAGTGACCCTTGGTGAATATCTGCAGCATAAGAAATATTCATCTTTTATGGTCAATAATTACCTTCTGCCCATGGCGGCAGCGATCTGGTCGACCCCGGCACTACGGGCCGCTGACTTTCCAGCCGAGGCCTTTCTGCGTTTTTTCAAGAACCATGGCCTTTTGTCAGTGCGCAACCGGCCGCAATGGAAGACGGTGGTTGGCGGCAGCTTTGCCTACGTGAAAGCTTTCCGGCAGGAGTTCAATGGTGATATTCAATTGAACGCTGGCGTGGAAAAGGTCTTTCGCGAAGCTGATGGCGTGCGACTGCAGTTTGCCGATGGTCACAGCGAGCAGTTCGAGCGGGTGGTCATCGCCTGCCATGCCGATCAGGCCCTGCGCCTGCTGGGCGATCCAAGCGCTGACGAAAAACGCCTGCTCTCCCCCTGGAGCTATCAGCTCAACCGCACCGTACTGCACACCGATTCGTCTTTGTTGCCCAAGCGTAAATCGGCCTGGGCGGCCTGGAACTTTACCCGCACCTCCCAGGATTCTGCGACTCAGCCTGTTTATGTCAGCTACTACATGAACCTGCTACAGGGTTTTAAAGCTAAACAGGACTACTGCGTGACCCTCAACCTACAGCAACAGTTCCGACCAGAAACGGTGATCGCCGAGTTCGACTATATGCACCCGCAATACAGTTTCGACTCACTTGCGACGCAGCCGGAACTTCCGCAGCTTAACGGCCAGCGCGACAGTTGGTTCTGCGGCAGTTATTTCGGCTATGGGTTCCATGAAGATGCTGTTCGCTCTGCGGTTGCAGTCGGGACCGCACTGGGAGGGAAATTATGA
- a CDS encoding DUF1365 family protein, which translates to MKSVIYQGEVSHARLAPLQHSFRYPAYFYAFDLDELPLLARQNPLFGYNQLRPVAIYDRDYLQPGAEPIRVKLAKVLQDAAINIEPARVVLVTAARYFNYVFNPISFFYCYSATDELLCVLTQVRNTFGEMHLYLLSKPESGAKADRLQYTTAKQFHVSPFFKRQGEYQFQLTGPDHDLDNQINYFLEGELMLVARLQGQSRPFTTHNLLGIILKFPLGASLTMPRILWQAAKLYWQRRLPVYDKPVPNQTMTVRAVPPTLLDRLGMLLCFKFLSRLPEGELQVTIPDGRSYVFGQPGSAPAMKMEIRENRFFRRAMFSGDIGFGEAYTDGDWTADDLPGLLRLLAANEAALDDRRIFTAKIGRGLNYLRHLLRANTLKGSSRNIREHYDLSNDFFATFLDKSMTYSAAIFPSKETSLAKAQRNKIATIIAKAGITSEDHVLEIGCGWGSFAIEAVRQTGCRLTGITLSHEQLALARERVKAAGLEGSIDLQLCDYRQVKGEYSKIVSIEMLEAVGHAGLKPFFATCERLLQPGGKAVIQVITIPDRKYTAYRYSSDWIRKHIFPGGHLPSVGVLAKEMAAGSRLIFGQLEHFGLDYARTLECWRETLLARRREIVRLGYNDNFLRKWDYYFSYCMAGFEARIIDLAQLVVEKPANAKEVQDDVSDEEQAA; encoded by the coding sequence ATGAAATCCGTGATCTACCAGGGTGAGGTCAGTCACGCGCGCCTGGCTCCGCTGCAACACAGCTTTCGCTACCCGGCCTATTTTTACGCGTTTGATCTGGATGAGCTGCCACTCCTTGCGCGCCAGAACCCGCTGTTCGGCTACAACCAACTGCGGCCGGTAGCGATTTACGACCGTGACTACCTGCAGCCCGGAGCTGAGCCGATCCGCGTAAAGTTGGCCAAAGTTTTACAGGACGCGGCAATCAACATCGAACCGGCCCGCGTGGTGCTGGTCACCGCCGCACGTTATTTCAACTACGTCTTTAATCCGATCAGTTTTTTCTACTGCTACTCTGCAACCGACGAACTGCTCTGCGTGCTGACCCAGGTCAGAAATACTTTTGGTGAGATGCATCTCTATCTCCTCAGCAAACCTGAGTCTGGAGCGAAGGCTGATCGGCTGCAATATACGACGGCAAAACAGTTTCACGTTTCCCCCTTCTTTAAGCGTCAGGGAGAGTATCAGTTCCAGCTGACTGGGCCGGACCACGACCTCGACAACCAGATCAACTATTTTCTGGAAGGTGAGCTGATGCTGGTGGCCAGGTTGCAGGGCCAATCCCGGCCCTTCACCACCCACAACCTGCTGGGCATCATATTGAAATTCCCGCTCGGCGCCAGCCTCACCATGCCCCGCATCCTCTGGCAGGCGGCAAAACTCTATTGGCAAAGGAGGCTTCCCGTGTATGACAAGCCCGTTCCGAATCAGACCATGACCGTGCGTGCCGTGCCACCGACCCTGCTCGACCGGCTCGGCATGTTGCTCTGCTTCAAATTTCTCTCGCGTCTGCCTGAAGGCGAACTGCAGGTCACAATTCCCGATGGCCGCAGCTATGTTTTCGGCCAACCAGGGAGCGCACCTGCCATGAAAATGGAGATCCGCGAGAATCGTTTTTTCCGGCGCGCCATGTTTTCAGGGGATATCGGCTTTGGCGAAGCCTACACCGATGGCGACTGGACGGCGGATGATCTGCCCGGCCTGCTGAGACTGCTGGCGGCCAACGAAGCAGCGCTGGATGATCGGCGGATTTTCACTGCGAAGATCGGCCGCGGACTTAACTATCTGCGCCATCTGCTGCGCGCCAATACCCTCAAAGGCAGCTCACGCAATATTCGCGAACACTACGACCTGAGTAACGATTTTTTCGCAACTTTCCTCGATAAGAGCATGACCTATTCTGCCGCAATCTTTCCCTCAAAGGAGACCAGCCTGGCAAAAGCTCAGCGCAACAAAATAGCAACGATCATCGCCAAAGCCGGGATCACCAGCGAGGATCATGTGCTGGAGATCGGCTGCGGTTGGGGGAGCTTCGCCATTGAGGCGGTGCGCCAGACTGGCTGCCGACTGACCGGGATCACCCTGTCGCATGAACAGCTGGCCCTGGCCCGCGAGCGGGTTAAGGCTGCCGGCCTGGAAGGGAGTATTGATCTGCAGCTCTGCGACTATCGCCAGGTTAAGGGAGAGTATTCCAAGATCGTGTCCATCGAGATGCTCGAAGCGGTTGGCCATGCCGGGCTCAAACCTTTCTTCGCCACCTGTGAGCGTCTGTTACAACCGGGCGGCAAGGCCGTGATTCAGGTCATCACCATCCCTGACCGCAAATATACCGCCTATCGCTACAGCTCCGACTGGATCCGCAAACACATCTTCCCGGGTGGACACCTCCCCTCGGTCGGTGTGCTGGCCAAAGAGATGGCCGCCGGATCGCGCCTTATTTTTGGTCAGCTGGAGCATTTCGGTCTCGATTATGCGCGCACCCTGGAGTGTTGGCGCGAGACGCTGCTGGCCAGGCGGCGCGAGATTGTGCGGCTTGGTTATAACGATAACTTTCTGCGCAAGTGGGATTACTATTTTTCCTATTGCATGGCCGGTTTTGAAGCCAGGATCATCGATCTGGCCCAGCTGGTGGTAGAGAAACCGGCAAACGCAAAAGAGGTTCAGGATGATGTCAGCGATGAAGAGCAAGCTGCTTAA
- a CDS encoding SRPBCC family protein, translated as MYQLEREMILNAPAQEVWDFLANPVNLNELTPPDLHFEILSRLPERMFNGLTIHYAIGIPLFGRHLWLTEIKHIKEGHSFVDEQRCGPYRFWYHYHAVESMTDDRTRMIDRVTYQLPFGLLGRLVHSVQVKKMLAGIFDYRSQKLTEIFS; from the coding sequence ATGTACCAACTTGAACGAGAGATGATTCTCAACGCACCCGCCCAGGAGGTCTGGGATTTCCTGGCGAACCCTGTCAACCTCAACGAGCTGACACCCCCCGATCTTCATTTTGAGATTCTCTCCAGGCTTCCGGAGCGGATGTTCAACGGGTTGACGATTCATTACGCCATCGGCATTCCACTCTTCGGCCGGCACCTCTGGCTGACCGAGATCAAACATATTAAAGAGGGACACAGCTTTGTTGATGAACAACGGTGCGGCCCCTACCGCTTCTGGTACCACTACCACGCGGTTGAGTCTATGACTGACGACCGAACGAGAATGATTGACCGCGTGACCTACCAGCTGCCTTTCGGGCTATTGGGCCGCCTGGTTCATTCGGTTCAGGTCAAAAAGATGCTGGCCGGCATCTTTGATTACCGCAGCCAAAAACTGACGGAGATCTTCTCATGA
- a CDS encoding MerR family transcriptional regulator: protein MKNIQQLSSEVGIGVDTLRIWERRYGFPAPQRDRRGHRSYSQNEVEELRIVKKLQDLGQRPGVIFALNPNQRRKLVEKLVEEQAPKSASLKYLAAQMPVVEIGPQLRLLLSTHGLSDFIHETVVPLVLLLGLGWTDGSISIAREHFISDLLEDIIKNEIKKPPADATASILCSTLNGERHRLGLLMAAAIFHQQGIGCQLISDDLPISEIAQLAEQLQVDAVALSFSPHFPATQAKKDLVSLRNILDPQIKLVAGGQALDHAPYLAGVRICTDLKQIPALCQKEFGVRIIKEQ, encoded by the coding sequence ATGAAAAATATTCAACAGCTCAGCAGTGAGGTCGGGATCGGGGTTGATACCCTGAGGATCTGGGAACGTCGCTATGGCTTTCCGGCCCCCCAGCGCGACCGGCGTGGCCACCGCAGTTATTCCCAAAATGAGGTTGAAGAGCTGAGGATCGTCAAAAAACTTCAGGATCTTGGCCAACGGCCAGGTGTTATTTTCGCACTTAATCCGAATCAACGACGTAAGCTGGTGGAGAAGCTGGTCGAAGAACAGGCTCCGAAATCGGCAAGCTTGAAATATCTGGCCGCGCAGATGCCGGTGGTTGAGATCGGTCCGCAACTGCGCCTGCTGCTCTCAACTCATGGCTTGAGTGACTTTATTCACGAGACTGTCGTACCCTTGGTTCTGTTACTTGGCCTGGGCTGGACCGATGGCAGTATCAGTATTGCGCGCGAACATTTCATCTCGGATCTACTAGAAGACATCATCAAAAATGAAATAAAAAAACCGCCAGCAGATGCAACTGCCAGCATTCTGTGTTCAACTCTCAACGGAGAGCGGCATCGACTTGGCTTGCTTATGGCGGCGGCAATTTTTCATCAGCAGGGAATCGGCTGTCAGCTGATCAGTGACGATCTCCCCATTTCCGAAATTGCACAACTTGCCGAGCAACTTCAGGTCGATGCGGTTGCTCTCTCTTTCAGCCCTCACTTTCCGGCAACCCAGGCGAAAAAAGACCTGGTCAGCCTGCGCAACATTCTTGACCCGCAGATCAAGCTAGTCGCAGGTGGCCAGGCGCTTGATCATGCACCCTACCTGGCGGGGGTCCGTATCTGCACTGACCTCAAACAGATTCCGGCGCTGTGCCAGAAGGAATTCGGCGTCCGGATCATAAAGGAGCAATAA
- a CDS encoding DUF1295 domain-containing protein: MNSFLLAIIVLLIFMSLMFALAMKLKDNSIVDIAYGLAFVLVGWCLYIAADSGHVRQDLVLALMTIWGLRLAAHISLRKLGEEGEDFRYRQWREAWGKTFIWRSFLQIFMLQGAVVFLVALPVLLVINQPGGELTWVDLLGSLIWFIGFTFEAVGDWQLLRFKAAPGNRGQIIQTGLWRYTRHPNYFGEAALWWGIFLISLGSPHGVIGVISPMLIGFLLLKVSGIPMLEAKYARNPEFENYKERTSGFFPWLPKERRGG, encoded by the coding sequence ATGAACTCGTTTCTGCTCGCCATTATCGTCCTGTTAATTTTTATGAGCCTGATGTTCGCCCTAGCCATGAAACTGAAGGATAACAGCATCGTCGATATCGCTTACGGCCTGGCTTTTGTCCTGGTCGGCTGGTGCCTTTATATCGCCGCGGACAGCGGACATGTGCGGCAGGATCTGGTGCTGGCCCTGATGACGATCTGGGGTCTGAGGTTGGCGGCCCATATTTCCCTGCGCAAGCTTGGCGAAGAAGGGGAAGATTTCCGTTACCGTCAGTGGCGCGAAGCCTGGGGCAAAACCTTCATCTGGCGCAGTTTCCTGCAAATTTTCATGCTGCAGGGGGCGGTGGTCTTTCTGGTCGCTCTGCCGGTGCTGCTGGTCATCAACCAGCCTGGCGGCGAACTGACCTGGGTCGATCTGCTCGGCTCCCTGATCTGGTTCATTGGTTTCACTTTTGAAGCGGTTGGCGACTGGCAATTACTGCGTTTCAAGGCGGCCCCGGGCAACCGCGGACAAATTATCCAGACCGGACTCTGGCGTTACACCCGCCATCCGAACTATTTCGGCGAGGCGGCCCTCTGGTGGGGGATATTTCTGATCTCACTTGGCTCTCCGCATGGTGTTATCGGCGTCATCAGCCCGATGTTGATCGGCTTCCTGCTTCTGAAAGTTTCGGGAATTCCGATGCTCGAAGCGAAGTATGCACGAAACCCGGAGTTCGAAAATTATAAAGAACGCACCAGCGGTTTTTTCCCTTGGTTGCCCAAAGAGCGGAGGGGTGGATGA
- a CDS encoding DUF2177 family protein, whose amino-acid sequence MTIHFYLKLYLLTIPLFFAIDLLWLGVVAKNFYQNNLSHLLSPAVNWSAALLFYFMYIAGIILFAVKPGLDAESLGKAAIWGALFGFFTYATYDLTNLATLRDWPIKVVVVDIVWGTLLCTLVATGSYQIGRWLTPG is encoded by the coding sequence ATGACAATTCACTTTTACCTGAAACTTTACCTGCTGACGATACCGCTCTTTTTCGCCATCGACCTGCTCTGGCTGGGAGTGGTGGCGAAGAACTTCTACCAGAACAATCTTTCCCACTTACTTAGCCCAGCGGTCAACTGGTCGGCAGCACTGCTGTTCTATTTCATGTATATCGCCGGGATTATCCTGTTCGCGGTTAAGCCAGGACTGGACGCCGAGTCGCTAGGTAAAGCGGCAATCTGGGGCGCACTGTTCGGGTTCTTCACCTACGCCACCTACGATCTGACCAACCTGGCGACCCTGCGTGACTGGCCAATCAAGGTGGTTGTTGTCGATATTGTCTGGGGCACATTGCTCTGCACCTTGGTCGCCACGGGAAGTTATCAGATCGGCCGTTGGCTGACCCCCGGCTGA